The following are encoded together in the Pedobacter steynii genome:
- a CDS encoding sugar kinase, translated as MNSTPYITCFGELLLRFNTQLGLRFVQSDAFNIHVAGAEANVAVLLARLGLNSRMVTRVPDNDLAELALAELRKYGVDTTAVLKGGARLGTYYVENGNHIRPTQVIYDRSGSSFSTLRPGMIDWQQLLRSSSLLHWSGVAAAISASAVEVCREAIEIAHQKGVMISADFNYRRKLWDYGKGANEIMPGLLRYCQVAVADLDSAAVYFGIKTREGMSLRDRFEYCFSFLKTKMPLLKTFAMSFRVVEGLNHEYFAGLAHEGNFYYSTVHTLPIVTDQIGTGDAFTAGLLYGISSAFDPQKMINWAVACGVLKQSIYGDWALTNVKEIEAFMESGISTKINR; from the coding sequence CACAGTTGGGATTGCGATTTGTGCAGTCCGACGCATTTAATATCCATGTTGCCGGTGCGGAAGCAAATGTAGCAGTCCTTCTGGCCAGATTGGGCCTGAATAGCAGGATGGTGACCCGGGTTCCGGACAATGACCTGGCAGAGCTGGCTTTGGCCGAACTGAGAAAGTATGGAGTAGATACAACAGCAGTTCTTAAAGGTGGTGCGCGTTTGGGTACCTATTATGTGGAGAATGGAAACCACATTCGTCCTACACAGGTAATTTATGACCGATCAGGATCTTCCTTCTCCACACTTCGGCCGGGGATGATCGATTGGCAGCAATTGCTGAGGTCGTCCTCATTACTTCACTGGTCTGGTGTTGCAGCAGCAATTTCAGCAAGTGCAGTAGAGGTATGTAGAGAAGCCATTGAAATTGCACACCAGAAAGGAGTAATGATTTCTGCAGATTTCAATTACCGGAGGAAATTATGGGATTATGGGAAAGGTGCTAATGAAATCATGCCCGGCTTGTTACGTTATTGTCAGGTTGCGGTTGCCGACCTGGATAGTGCTGCCGTTTATTTCGGTATAAAAACCAGGGAGGGAATGTCTTTAAGAGACCGGTTTGAATATTGTTTTTCTTTTCTGAAAACAAAAATGCCGCTTCTCAAAACATTTGCAATGAGCTTTAGGGTAGTGGAAGGATTGAATCATGAATATTTTGCGGGGCTTGCGCATGAGGGAAACTTTTATTATTCCACGGTGCATACCCTTCCAATAGTAACTGATCAGATTGGGACAGGAGATGCTTTTACAGCGGGTTTGCTGTATGGAATTTCTTCTGCTTTTGACCCTCAAAAGATGATCAACTGGGCGGTGGCCTGCGGAGTCTTGAAACAAAGTATTTATGGAGACTGGGCCCTGACTAATGTAAAAGAGATCGAAGCTTTTATGGAAAGTGGCATCTCTACAAAAATAAACAGATAG
- a CDS encoding DeoR/GlpR family DNA-binding transcription regulator, with protein sequence MTTDQQPATLTKAQRKQLIVKEINIHTRATFEHLALIVNVSEDTIRRDINELEKENLVIKVKGGAMASAYHHTSEHKAYSQDDKITIAQKLLPLLRKDMLLLLGGGTTIREFIKLIPGNLRITIVTASVLSAVELLDKPHIRTIMLGGQISTYSQMSFSGDVFNQLSHLKTDLCILGTNALDIEGGFSDSDWDTVQVKKAMLAASEKVAIVSISEKLNSTMKIKIASLSEVDYIVTELPPDAELLSPYKAANPNLTFL encoded by the coding sequence ATGACTACCGATCAACAACCAGCTACCCTAACAAAGGCGCAACGCAAGCAGCTCATTGTTAAAGAGATTAACATCCATACCCGTGCTACTTTTGAGCATTTAGCACTGATTGTCAACGTTTCTGAAGACACCATCAGAAGGGATATCAATGAGCTGGAAAAAGAGAACCTGGTGATCAAGGTAAAAGGAGGTGCGATGGCAAGTGCTTACCATCACACTTCCGAACATAAAGCTTATTCGCAGGACGATAAAATAACGATCGCACAAAAGCTGCTTCCTCTGCTGAGGAAAGATATGTTGCTCCTGTTAGGTGGAGGGACAACCATCAGGGAGTTTATAAAGCTGATTCCCGGAAACTTAAGAATTACAATTGTCACTGCCAGCGTCTTATCAGCGGTAGAATTACTGGACAAGCCACATATCCGTACCATCATGTTGGGAGGACAGATTTCTACCTACAGCCAGATGAGTTTTAGCGGAGATGTTTTCAACCAGTTATCGCACCTCAAAACAGACCTGTGCATCCTGGGCACAAACGCGCTGGATATTGAAGGTGGTTTTTCTGATTCCGACTGGGATACGGTACAGGTGAAAAAAGCGATGTTAGCTGCTTCAGAAAAGGTAGCTATTGTTTCCATTTCTGAAAAACTGAACTCAACGATGAAGATTAAGATCGCCAGCTTGTCTGAGGTCGATTATATTGTAACGGAGCTTCCGCCAGACGCAGAGTTACTGAGCCCTTATAAAGCAGCAAACCCGAATCTCACGTTCCTTTAG
- a CDS encoding D-TA family PLP-dependent enzyme codes for MENWQEVSNLNHYDTPLFVVYEARVKSNIEMALAMISGNVERFRPHIKTHKTGEIIQLFTGYGISKIKCATIAEAELAAVNGIKDILIAYQPLGFKVNRLIELITAFPLCLFSCLVDHPDAALQIATLALKHQMEITVYLDLNTGMNRTGFPVAGNVVEFCLALNRIKGLKLAGLHVYDGHLHDPDPAVRAEKATPAMEKIFADADELADLGLPGLKIVAGGSNTFSYYAMLERVECSPGTFVFWDENYTRHLPELKFSPAALLICTVISLPAADLICVDLGYKSVSAENPLDKRVLFPWNEDLTPHGHSEEHLTLKHTGAGNYQIGDRIYGLPYHVCPTCALYEEAQVVSGQEIKTSWKIKARDKKISI; via the coding sequence ATGGAAAACTGGCAGGAGGTTTCAAACCTGAACCATTACGATACGCCTTTATTTGTGGTGTATGAAGCACGCGTCAAATCTAACATAGAAATGGCGCTGGCCATGATTTCCGGAAATGTTGAGCGATTCAGGCCGCATATCAAAACCCATAAAACAGGAGAAATTATTCAGTTGTTTACCGGATATGGGATCAGTAAGATTAAATGTGCCACTATTGCCGAAGCGGAATTGGCTGCTGTTAATGGAATAAAAGATATTTTGATTGCCTATCAGCCCTTGGGCTTTAAGGTAAATAGATTGATAGAACTGATTACCGCCTTTCCGCTATGTTTATTTTCCTGTCTGGTAGATCATCCTGATGCGGCCCTTCAAATTGCGACCTTGGCCTTGAAGCATCAGATGGAGATTACGGTGTACCTTGATCTGAATACCGGAATGAACCGGACAGGCTTTCCTGTGGCGGGAAATGTAGTGGAGTTTTGTCTGGCGTTAAACCGGATCAAAGGGTTGAAGTTAGCTGGTTTACATGTTTACGATGGTCATCTTCATGACCCGGATCCCGCAGTCCGTGCAGAAAAAGCCACGCCTGCTATGGAAAAGATTTTTGCAGACGCTGATGAACTGGCTGACCTGGGGCTCCCCGGCCTGAAGATCGTCGCCGGAGGTTCTAATACTTTCTCTTATTATGCGATGTTGGAAAGGGTGGAATGTAGTCCGGGGACTTTTGTCTTCTGGGATGAGAATTATACAAGACATCTGCCGGAGTTGAAGTTCAGTCCTGCAGCGTTGCTGATCTGTACTGTAATTTCATTGCCTGCTGCTGACCTGATTTGTGTAGACCTCGGTTATAAATCTGTATCTGCTGAAAATCCGCTGGATAAACGGGTGCTTTTTCCATGGAACGAAGACTTAACGCCACATGGCCATTCGGAGGAACACCTCACTTTAAAACATACGGGAGCAGGCAATTATCAGATTGGGGATCGGATTTATGGCTTGCCTTACCATGTGTGCCCAACCTGCGCACTTTATGAAGAAGCTCAGGTCGTAAGCGGACAGGAGATTAAAACAAGCTGGAAGATCAAAGCCAGAGATAAAAAGATTTCTATCTAA